The Silene latifolia isolate original U9 population chromosome Y, ASM4854445v1, whole genome shotgun sequence sequence acgagtggcgtgagaggggcgctgacaatgtactcacccagaggaagaggacaccgaccctcaagaaaaagattaaccaccctagtaatagaagtgatcaaatcgtcagagatagccacaacagcgccactcaaacagtccataaggtgctgggcacgaaaaccatccctcccacaagaagtaccacgtgggaaactccgaatcatatccaagaccaccgccgaagaggcaaccagatgatgatgatccccagacaatcAATGTAGGAGGCAGGGCGacatgatgcttctcacgcagggccacaagagtggcaccGCAGTAGGGGGCAActccagaggaagaaagcacccggacAACAGCAATATAGtggccatcacaaatcttccgccgacattggcggaggttaagctcactcagatttattattattatcatttttttTGGGAAAGTTAAGCTTCTCATTAATAAAGATCAATGCCCATTATAACATTACAATCATCTACCTAGAAAGCTTGAGTAAGACAACCTCAAGGCTTTTTAAGGTATTCAATCCAGTTAATCACATTTGCTTTTTTACTCCTAacatcacaatggtaaagtctaCTTTGCACATCACGTTTGACCCTAGTAAATAATACCTCCGGCCTCCATACATAACCATCCAGTCTGCTAAGGTTTCTTATCTGCCATACATAGTACATTAAGCAGGCCAATATCATTGCAGTCACCTTCTTCCTGCACGCAGCAGGATGTCGCCACTCAACCAGCCATTGAATACAGTTAATGGCAGGTAGACTGATCTTACACCAGTCAGCAACCAGGAGGAGACACTTCTTATCAGATAACATCAAAGAAGAGATGAGGATGGCTCTCTTCTTGATCGCCACGTAAAACAACGATTACTGAGCAATATTTATTTGAATGAGCCTGTTCTGAGTAAACAATCTCTGATGAGCTATGAGCCAGCACATAAAAGAATGCTTAGGTAGGATCCACCTATTCAACATCCAAGGATACCACATAAATCTCCTGTATGCTATACTTCTCTAACCCATCCCCTGTAAACAAGTAATCTTTAATAATGTCCTTAACTTGGCAGATTTTCCTTCAGGCCCAACTGCTTCCCATTCTTGGTTTATAATCCATCCAGCCAGTGCTCTTAATATAAACTTCATTCACCCATCTTACCCAAAGATGATCTTTCTTCTGAGCTATCCACCAAGCATATTTACCAATGGTAGCCAAGTTCCAAACATGTAAGTCTTTCAACCCCAGTCCACCATGCTTTTTGGATTGGCAAATCTTCTCCCAAGACACCAAAGCAGGGCTTTCCTTATGATCAGAGCCataccaaaggtaagctcttcagATAGCCTCAATCTTACCTATAACAATCTTTGGTAGAATAAAGATTCGAGCCCAATAACTATGCAAGGTTTGCAGGACAGCTTTGATCAACACCACCCTCCCTGCATAGGATAGTTTTCTTGAACCCAGACTTCTTATTCTATCCACCACCTTTTCCACTAGACAATTGCTGTCCATCACAGACAACCTTTTAGGGGAGACATTGACCCCTAGATATCTGAAAGGGACTACTCCTCTCTTAATGCCAGAGGCCACCTCAATCTCTTTGATCAGCTGCTCATCAATACCATTACAATAGAGATTGGACTTGCTCTTATTCATGACCAAATCAGTTGCTTTGGAGAAATAATCAAATGCCTTCAACATTAGCTCAATAGAAGTTCTTTCCCCTttacaaaacaaaattaaatcgTCAGCAAAGCAAAGGTGAGACAATTGTATCCTACTGCAAAGAGGATGGAACCTAAACTTCTCATGCTTCTGAACCCCCTTCAGGATTCTGCTTAGATATTCAAGACACATAGTAAAGATAAGGGGGGAGAGGGGGTCCCCTTGTCTCAGCCCCCTCTTTCCTTTAAAGAATCCAAACATTTCACCATTTACAGACAATGAATAGGAAGGAGTAGATATACACTGCATAATAATTTGAGTAAATTTCTTAGGAAACTCCATAGCCAACATCATCTCCTTCACAAAACTCCATTTTACAGAGTCATAAGCTTTATGGAGATCAAGTTTCATCATGATTCTAGGTGAGCAGCTCTTCCTGTTATAAAGCTTGATCAAGTCTTGACATATAAGGATGTTCCAAGCTATGTCTCTGCTCTTAATAAAGGCACTTTGAGAAGCACTAATCACATCAGGCAGGATTTGACCCAATCTAGCACACAAGACCTTTGACAGACATTTATAGATTGTATTGCAGCAGACAATGGGCCTGAACTGCAGTACATTCTCAGGAAAATCAACCTTAGGAATCAAGGTTATGATGGTGTTGTTGCATTGTTTCAGAAGTTGTCCAGATTGGAAAGCCCCTTGTACAGCAGCTATCGCATCATTCCCTACAATCCCCCAATTATCCTTGAAAAACTGACTACTATACCCATCTGGTCCAGGGGCTTTTGTCCCTGGAATGCCAAACATATCATTTTTAACCTCCTCACCAGTTATAGGTGCAATCAGCAAATCACAATGCTCCTTAGTCAAAATAGGGCCAGCACGAACAACCCTCTGATTGATGCTACTAACCTCCTTAGACGTGCCTAAGAGAAATTTATAGTACTTCTCAAAGGTAGCCTGTATATCCTCAGGTTTAGTGCACATGTTATTATTCATATCTTTTATTTGAAATACTCTATTCCTAGCCCTTCTTCTCTTAATACGGGCATGGAAATAGGCAGTATTATCATCTCCATGTTCCATCCACTCACATTTAGCCTTTTGCCTCAGATACTGATCCCTTGCTTTCCTCAATTCAGTGAGCTCTGTGGCACATTCTTTCTCAGACAAGCATAATTCTTCATTGAGAGGATCCTGCACCAACATAGTTTGAAACTGATTCAGAGCTAATTCAGCTATGTGGGTGAGGTTTTCAATATCCCCAAATTGCTCCTTATTCAACTTCTTGAGGCCAGGTTTcaaacttttcaatttttgtaCAACTCTAAACATAGGAGTCCCCTTCCACTCTCTATGCTAACCAGTCCTGACAATATTATCATAGTCAGGTTCCAAGGACCACATGTTGAAGTACTTAAAAGGTTTGCCTCTTCTGTGTATCTCCCCCTCAAAATGAATAAGACTAGGGCAATGGTCAAATAGACCTTCAGGGAGAAAATGCACATAGCTATCAGGGAAGCAGTCCATCCAATCCACATTTATCAGCATCCTATCCAGCCTACTATAAACCTTAGTCTCATGTTCATGCTTATTCGTCCAAGTATAGAAAGCACCTTTAGCACTAAGGTCTTCCAACTGACAGTCATGAACCACCTGTACCAAGGGCCTCATCTCAGCATTGGTTATAGGAACCCCTCCAATTCTCTCATTTCTGGCCATGATTGCATTGAAATCACCACTTACAATCCAAGGCCCTCTCACAGTAGCATGATAATATCTCAGGCTAGCCCATAAAGGTTCCCTTTCAGCTTGCTTGTTTAAACCATAGACTACAATAAACCAGAAAGTTTGCTTCCTTGTTTTATCAATCACTTTAGTATGAATACTTTGGATAGTAATGTCATACaccttgatgcgtgtcatttatatgatgttttacaccctattttacacgcatttcagagctcaattatgtagtatatgctactattttccctatttccgtctactttcgtgttttgtataatattgcagaaatgtgaagaatccagcggaaaatgagccgaatccgttcccgagtgtttagcataggatttgacatggattagtgactcgaggaatgagcttggtgcgcgtttcgtttcaaggcctaaagatagcaaaagcatgggcgcgtacgagtttaacaagcaaagaagcacttcacgatattgcagcctgcttcagatggcaatatctcgagttctagagcttataatcgagtgattctaattggaggtgaaagcttatcctcttagatttccaacgccgtgtagaacgcctgatttgaccaagtaacgaagaaatgacagctgttttaagatcggtgcgcgctgcaggaatcgtcagaatgcaatgcATGACAAAGACACCTTTGGtagatcgactggcctcagtggtcgatcgaccaccacgtgagctgatgcgcaaattaaaagatcgagaattagaaacccaatgtattcttaggtttaggaataagagtgtgTGATATTCCTATaaaactaacctatgttttcTGAATAATTATCAGTTTTTAGGAGAGAAattaggtctcgagtttagcatagtttacattaaaatactttagtttctcaataaagttcgctattttgcatctggatttcctttcggcctttagtttcggtatttctcaatcataatttcagtctttaagtttattatcttcgtagttagaattgctagattagttccctaaagccgtaattttctttattgcgaatttactgttaaatcgttttaatcatgcttTCGTTTACTGTTTTAATTGCTTTCGTAGTTGTAGTTAGAATTAATATGCGTAGCTAGAAACCTCGTGCTAAGGTGTGAGGGGATCTGCAgcgaagacgacgtagattagtaaacctgatgtcggcctttggtcgatcgactgattagtCATCGATCGATTAGActactgttggtcgatcgactggcttagttggtcgatcgactgacgcgcgatagattagcaccgtttcaatgttttaattgcaatattaacgacgagaccgagaggagacttgttaattacttaggatttgaccgacccggaagatcgagagatagggaagggaaatagaccaaattgaaatgactaaattttactaagatcgaaagataggcaaagtttaggctttaggaatcattttttagggcgagagctagtattagtgagacctagggaccagtagcataggctgagaggcgctactagttaagaatggaccgagaggacttcttattttcccacctaccgtgattattcagacttacttaggaacccatcgtcgtagctgcagtgaaccgactgtcttagcattcttttatttattgtttacatctctttttattacttgccttttatttatgcatttagacttagatataaTCCACTCCATAACCCCCCCAGAAActcatagactgaaataaaacaattagaactccctacctccctgcggatcgacccttgcTACTACTAGCTGctgttagtttagctcggaattataaattttatttttgatactaaacgacggtatcaaattttggcgccgttgccggggaggcagcgctagttttagttgttttttttttttagtttatttcttgtctcagggaacttcggttccttgagaccgttctcatgtttcatgttctgagttttccacaggaagaggatgaaatatttggtgcttatttagtcagactttgggagtttattgagcccagacgagatgccttttctgatctccaaatatgctgcacTATTTTCCGGAATATGAATGAccttacgcgagcatacctcgagtctataggtaagtgggatttcgatggaatccccgtaattgaggtattagaattatttaattggtttgctactgaatctcttaaacctactttttctcttcatgttgactcagatgagggggtgggtgagaccttagaaaccaatttAGGAAATACCGACGGAGTCGTAGAgaagaccattagcgtggttgacaatcctttttatgaggatagtcaaCAACCCCTTTATAATTCTAACACAGATAGTGAGGACGATttggaggctctctttgagaacctccatcttgacgagtctagcgatgaggagagtgatagcctagaggttaaatgggatacttatgatgatatcgatgatgagcctattttaggagaccccattgacccatttgactttactatcccatgcatttgggacgattatccaccttctcccttagttgaccagactcctccacctcacatttcatacccgtcagagtattttaattctactcgcgttattattGAGTCGAATGACTTGAGTTCGTTAATTCTCCACCTGtggttaacttgagcttttatattccgcccttagctggagggcagaattattttgtggatgattttaggagctgccataggaaatttgttaggcttaaatgtttttacattttgatttcctatgttatttctatcttatggtgctacttacagttttgtgtagcacatgcgcagatgtatgataggttgctaagagccttgagttgttttgattgggctccattagagtgagctgctgaagaaaaagaggtcgagcgggaccggtGCGAAACCGCGCTAGCCGAGACAACCCGATGTGATTTGTTTAGTTTTGCGAATAAAATTCGTAGTTgtttaaagaaataaataaaaactcttagtgtgtGCTGAGTTTAATTTCCGTCTATAGACTATTAGTTTGGGCTTTGGGCAATTTTGGGCGCTCtattatgtgcttttgcaggttAAAAGACCTCATTagttcaatttattgagctaattggaAGAAATCGAAAAATTACAAAGAGGTTTTGATCGATCGACGCgcgatgatggtcgatcgaccgagccgcGCATCTCAGAGTTTCGTTCTGttcactcggtcgatcgaccgggtgatgtggtcgatcgaccgccgtcCGATCTTTGACTGTTTTCGATCACTCCCCTGTTGTGTTTGATCGATTTTTGGAATTAAGGGAGTCCTacctccactttattctccgcttaatttctgttttcttccattttctcattttcgcacataattttaccgtcccaattttgttttctcgttttacgcgtggtattgtttgtcttttcaggtacttattggtagcactttAGCtctcgaaacctcctagctcacgctggtttggggaggttacctttttgctgcgtttaaagtcttgtgagtttccgagtttaacttcatgtctttttaattaatattatcgcaaattcccatttcccttgattattttcttacatgattttgcacaatgagggcattgtgtgatttggtttggggaagggttttgcattgcattcatatgttttattgcatttctgtttcacgtttacttatttgccttgcattgttatttcattttctatatatatatatatatatatatatatgtatgtatatatatatatgtatgtatatatatatatgtatgtatatatatatatgtatgtatatatatatatatatatatatatatatatatatatatatatatatatacaaaaatccaaaaaaaaaaatttgaaaaatttcaaaaattcaaaaagaaattgcacgtttactttagcatataggtcgagtcggaacggtagtatttcaatgatgagattgcatttgcatctgtttatgcctaagatctgctaattgacatgttattagtagaatcatttgcatagtctacgagttttcgttaatatcttgctgaacttgataacttgactttgatttttggcaaactacttatattttctgaggtttagagcttataactggtgacattcatgaccagtttatctaggattgtgagtagttactccttatgagacatgttacattaatatgcataaatatgaacttaatctgcttaataactgtatgcattcggtttgtggtttgttgacacatgtggtgttggagctggtgtccttcacaaattagtgtgataacatttgtaaatctcttacaggttcacaagggtatacttcgtatatttaatcagttgattaacgtttacctaataacggttggcttgctagaaagtttgacgttattatcatacagatggcggtgatcaactggtccctaaaggtcacacctataggacgtatttgagaaatgtggttatagaaatataattacattgatgcccaaaatgactaaaaagttagtcaatgtgttgatgagataattatttaatgaaaattaaataatattaagttgagactaATTAATCATGTCaattaagtaaattaaatataataagttatatttaattaaatatatataaggttagtttgaaagaattaatctgttaattcgtagttaaatataatcagttgtatttaatatcaacaagttgaatgtgtcatagtgataatagtgagggtacacaagccaagaggtcatgggttcgatcctcactagatgacaatttaacacactttatatatttttggaaagaccaaaaataaggaaatttaattccttattttcggatcacattggccgaaattaggagatataaatctttcctaattgatttcggatttcggtctatataaaaagaaaggtagagaattatttctaacctaattctttttctgacctagcctcctctttctcatcacaaaacacaaagacaataaaattttacagaaaattttagattgatttctagcataatcaaagggtatatcttagatcgtcttgggtgcaactaataggtgaatatcaattttgatattgttcttaggccaattttgcaaggacccgaggttaattctaaatctttttacttatgcttatgtattttattttatgaccatagatcatctttattatatcgttataatccttcatgttaaagggaagtatacagattatttcccacaagtggtatcagagcctaaggctacgattttaattttgatgattttcataaaatttgtatgtaaacgataagattttcgagaagaaaaattagggtttcgatttttttttggattgaaatttttttatgccgttttggttgtgccgttttttttctgtttgatgatagtttttccattctatttttcatattatagtttataatcagttaaaattatcatatgaagaattggtagtttttgatttaatgcagattaagttaaaatcaaatgtaatcgtcatgtttatgattaaaagattgtttttgctatatagtttttggcatataaattaatcatgtttattatttcatatgctaatcatgttctaatagcaaaggtaaacaattgatcatcaaatcttgttttagggcataattgccgcaaaaagaaaagaaaaaaaataggctgttttttttagggtttacggaaaaaaaaaaatttattaattttatttatggtaaaccgtgaaaaagaaaaaaaaaacattaggaaagttttttttttgctttttgccgaaaaaaaaaaatagggaaATTTTTTTTGGAatgttttttcttttcttttctcttgtttttcctatttacctaattagaataggaaaggagttgttttttttattttttttttagccgtgtcaaataaaaaaaaagggacttttcgtttttttttggccgagtaaaatttagagaattggattttatttttctttattttggccaattagttattgtgaatcggttcacaatttaatgataccgagttattttaaagcagtttaaaatttttgacggatagaattcatattacaagtataatatggattaagtatgaaattaatgtgattaaattgcggaattgtcacttaattcaatttaaataggtggtttggataaattaatcaacataatttatttattgtattatgtatgtttaatttatttttagttgatgcttttaattatgttgaatgaatgaattttatttacgtatttaattttgcaatcggttgtaatttgtaatacttagtgtggccttagtcaattatgttttcgtaatgaaggaaacataatttttatgtaattatgagatctcgaatctcctttattttagttttgggttttgaaattagaatgtaattaat is a genomic window containing:
- the LOC141632896 gene encoding uncharacterized protein LOC141632896; this encodes MTRIKVYDITIQSIHTKVIDKTRKQTFWFIVVYGLNKQAEREPLWASLRYYHATVRGPWIVSGDFNAIMARNERIGGVPITNAEMRPLVQVVHDCQLEDLSAKGAFYTWTNKHEHETKVYSRLDRMLINVDWMDCFPDSYVHFLPEGLFDHCPSLIHFEGEIHRRGKPFKYFNMWSLEPDYDNIVRTG